A genomic region of Candidatus Latescibacter sp. contains the following coding sequences:
- a CDS encoding tetratricopeptide repeat protein: protein MKKIIVPCFIIFLALASSLIPPYSHAASFGTESAALYNRAGDLYRQGKFREALDIYEQLLKGGVKDPDLYYNASNAAWRLNLTGKAVLYLERALKLDPSDRDALANLAFINSRKQDKETPPMNAVTAFLENTYERININSAALWSGLAFALMMLSSIGLIFLGGWVRLPLVTALSVCGLLFIVSTAVLVDKVHRDSTETQAVIMAGEVDVYSGPGAENIHIFTIHEGTKVLIERRQNSWDLIRLKSGVGGWMAADSLQVI from the coding sequence ATGAAGAAAATAATCGTTCCCTGTTTCATAATTTTTCTTGCGCTGGCTTCCTCCCTGATTCCGCCGTACTCCCATGCCGCTTCTTTCGGGACCGAATCGGCTGCGCTGTATAACCGGGCCGGCGACCTTTACCGTCAGGGGAAATTCCGCGAAGCCCTGGATATCTATGAGCAGCTTTTGAAAGGGGGCGTCAAAGATCCGGATCTCTACTACAACGCTTCCAATGCCGCCTGGCGTCTCAACCTGACCGGAAAAGCGGTTTTATATCTTGAACGGGCGCTGAAACTTGATCCCTCTGACCGTGATGCGCTCGCCAATCTCGCGTTCATCAACTCCCGGAAGCAGGACAAGGAAACTCCTCCCATGAATGCTGTCACAGCATTTCTGGAGAACACGTACGAACGGATCAATATCAACTCCGCGGCTCTCTGGTCAGGACTGGCCTTCGCTCTGATGATGCTGTCCTCCATCGGCCTGATTTTTTTGGGGGGATGGGTACGGCTCCCGCTGGTAACCGCCCTTTCGGTATGCGGGCTCCTGTTCATAGTGTCCACCGCTGTTCTTGTAGATAAGGTTCACCGTGATTCTACTGAGACCCAGGCGGTGATCATGGCAGGAGAGGTCGATGTATACTCCGGTCCCGGCGCCGAGAACATCCATATTTTCACCATCCATGAAGGAACCAAAGTCCTCATCGAGCGACGTCAGAATTCCTGGGATTTGATACGGTTGAAGAGCGGTGTGGGCGGATGGATGGCGGCGGACAGCCTGCAGGTGATATAG
- a CDS encoding pectate lyase: MHRSTRSTLVAAVLIFCLASPLRAAPKEAVILEQALQAMNKAAHYYHDTVSTRGGYLMEYTADLTRRFGELPARESQIWVQNPSTPGMGDAFLNAYQASGDPFYLRCAEDAARTLIWGQMECGGWNYLIDFAPGSLKTWYKEMSVHTDYGEFMHFNGNATFDDGVARDPTLFLMRLYDLTLDPAWSGPLKKALNFIMEAQFPNGAWPQRYPLIGTDYDTYYTYNDGVISGNIQVMAQAYKTLCDPRYLEAARRGADFIIISQHEGPQYGWGQQLTYDMKPAQAREYEPASLSVTDTVDNMRCLMDMYEFTGDRRYLEPVPRTLDWLDRSVSADGNIGSFLEEGSNRALAARFEGDSGTMASVRITYNLAEAMGGYGFERRNFSTKAERKRYESLKSAVWKDPLAVKPAPLTPEAALKRAQGMEPEVKRIAAALDNLGRWTEDGRMYTARYCFKNEMEYEGPVMKNGWIRIGTCIRNLNRLAEYVRLMNAEKK, from the coding sequence ATGCACCGTTCGACTCGATCAACGCTTGTCGCCGCTGTTCTGATCTTCTGCCTGGCCAGTCCCCTCCGGGCTGCTCCGAAAGAAGCGGTAATCCTGGAGCAAGCGCTCCAGGCAATGAACAAAGCCGCCCACTACTATCACGACACTGTCTCGACAAGAGGCGGATATCTCATGGAGTACACCGCCGACCTGACTAGGCGGTTCGGCGAGCTCCCCGCCCGTGAAAGCCAGATCTGGGTGCAGAACCCCTCGACTCCTGGCATGGGCGATGCTTTTCTCAACGCATACCAGGCTTCCGGAGACCCGTTCTATCTCCGCTGCGCCGAAGATGCAGCCCGGACGCTCATCTGGGGCCAGATGGAGTGCGGCGGCTGGAACTACCTGATCGATTTCGCCCCGGGAAGTCTGAAAACCTGGTATAAGGAGATGAGCGTCCATACCGATTACGGCGAATTCATGCACTTCAACGGGAACGCCACTTTCGATGACGGAGTAGCCCGCGATCCCACCCTTTTCCTCATGCGGCTCTATGACCTCACCCTCGATCCCGCCTGGTCGGGGCCGCTCAAAAAAGCGCTGAATTTCATCATGGAAGCACAGTTTCCCAACGGCGCCTGGCCGCAGCGGTATCCCCTGATCGGAACAGATTATGACACCTACTATACTTACAACGACGGTGTGATCAGCGGAAACATCCAGGTTATGGCGCAGGCTTACAAAACACTCTGCGATCCCCGCTATCTGGAGGCCGCCCGCCGCGGAGCCGATTTCATCATCATCAGCCAGCATGAAGGCCCGCAGTACGGCTGGGGGCAGCAGCTCACATACGACATGAAACCGGCTCAGGCCCGTGAATACGAGCCAGCCTCGCTATCGGTAACCGATACGGTGGATAACATGCGCTGCCTGATGGATATGTACGAATTCACCGGAGACCGCCGCTACCTGGAGCCGGTACCCCGGACGCTCGACTGGCTGGACCGCTCCGTTTCTGCCGACGGTAATATCGGCAGTTTCCTGGAAGAGGGCAGCAACCGCGCCCTTGCCGCAAGGTTTGAGGGGGATTCGGGAACCATGGCTTCGGTGCGGATAACCTACAACCTGGCTGAAGCCATGGGAGGGTACGGTTTCGAGCGGAGGAATTTCTCCACCAAAGCGGAGCGGAAACGGTACGAATCCCTTAAATCGGCTGTCTGGAAGGATCCGCTTGCAGTAAAACCCGCGCCGCTCACACCGGAAGCAGCACTCAAACGCGCCCAGGGCATGGAACCTGAGGTAAAGCGCATCGCCGCCGCTCTCGACAACCTGGGAAGGTGGACCGAGGACGGCCGTATGTACACCGCGCGCTACTGTTTCAAGAACGAGATGGAGTATGAGGGGCCGGTCATGAAAAACGGATGGATTCGCATCGGAACCTGTATCCGTAACCTGAACCGCCTGGCCGAGTATGTACGTCTCATGAATGCAGAGAAAAAATAG
- a CDS encoding CocE/NonD family hydrolase, producing the protein MDTPVFKHRYFLIPILCSFLLILTLPSLSPAAEAEYGVTVKRDMMALMRDGVSLATDVYLPTRNDAAIEGGLPVILRRTPYNKESYPEIARYFASCGYAVVFQDTRGRYKSEGVWHMMTDDGKDGFDTCEWISRQPWANGRIGMFGISYEGGTQHALAMENSPYLSTVIPTDAMSNMGYASMRNGGAFEMRFWNWIYLSSATGSRQSKDPGTKAMLEKMRDDRKFYLMNLPLNRGTTPLKLAPEYEDWLVEAMRHGANDDFWKQNNILDFTDRYKDMPVYLVGGWYDSWGGNTTANYKALSRKIKGPVYLIMGPWIHGQQTASSHGQVSFGKDAAIPDRLAWWREWFDRWLKGIDNTVGKAAPFAAPVRIFIMGFGDGRKDADGRLNHGGFWRDEQEWPLARTQYTKYYLHRNGGLSPNLPNEARSFTTYLFDPRDPAPTIGGNISSGNGILQQGAWDQRGGPDIWNWTQPIPLSARRDILVFQTEPLEQDLEVTGEITVTLWASSSALDTDFTAKLIDVYPPNPDYPGGFDLNLEDGIIRARFRDSLKEEHLMKPGAIYQFTIKLYPTSNIFKKGHRIRVDISSSNFPRFDVNPNSGEPLNEHRRMVTAINTVLHDRPHPSHIVMPVIHALSNTGRLYE; encoded by the coding sequence ATGGACACTCCGGTTTTCAAACACAGGTACTTCCTCATACCCATTTTGTGCTCCTTTCTTTTAATCTTGACATTGCCCTCTCTTTCTCCCGCCGCAGAGGCCGAATACGGGGTCACGGTCAAGCGGGACATGATGGCGCTTATGCGGGATGGCGTCAGTCTGGCAACCGATGTCTACCTGCCGACCCGAAATGATGCGGCGATAGAAGGGGGATTGCCGGTCATTCTGAGGCGGACACCCTATAATAAGGAATCCTATCCGGAAATTGCCCGTTATTTTGCTTCCTGCGGCTATGCGGTGGTGTTCCAGGACACCCGGGGACGGTATAAATCCGAGGGGGTCTGGCACATGATGACCGACGATGGAAAGGACGGCTTCGACACCTGCGAATGGATAAGCCGCCAGCCCTGGGCGAACGGTCGAATCGGGATGTTCGGGATCTCATATGAAGGCGGAACGCAGCATGCTCTCGCAATGGAGAATTCGCCTTACCTTTCAACGGTCATTCCTACTGACGCCATGTCCAACATGGGCTATGCAAGCATGCGGAACGGAGGCGCGTTCGAGATGCGGTTCTGGAACTGGATTTATCTTAGCTCTGCCACTGGGAGCAGGCAATCGAAAGACCCCGGGACCAAAGCAATGCTTGAAAAAATGCGGGATGACAGAAAGTTTTACCTCATGAATCTGCCTCTCAACAGGGGAACGACACCCCTGAAACTCGCCCCCGAATATGAGGACTGGCTGGTGGAAGCCATGCGTCATGGCGCCAACGACGACTTCTGGAAGCAGAACAATATCCTGGACTTTACCGACCGCTACAAGGACATGCCGGTGTACCTTGTGGGAGGCTGGTATGACTCCTGGGGCGGAAACACCACAGCGAACTATAAAGCACTCAGCCGTAAGATAAAGGGGCCGGTATACCTTATCATGGGACCGTGGATTCATGGCCAGCAGACGGCTTCATCCCACGGCCAGGTAAGCTTCGGCAAGGATGCGGCCATCCCTGACAGGCTTGCCTGGTGGCGGGAATGGTTCGATCGCTGGCTGAAGGGCATCGATAATACTGTTGGGAAGGCGGCCCCGTTTGCCGCCCCTGTACGGATTTTCATCATGGGCTTCGGCGACGGAAGGAAGGACGCCGACGGAAGGCTGAATCACGGGGGGTTCTGGCGTGATGAACAGGAGTGGCCTCTCGCCCGCACTCAATACACCAAGTATTACCTGCACCGGAATGGAGGGCTTTCCCCGAATCTGCCGAACGAGGCCCGCTCTTTTACCACGTATCTGTTCGATCCCCGCGATCCAGCGCCCACTATCGGGGGCAATATTTCTTCCGGCAACGGCATCCTGCAGCAGGGTGCATGGGACCAGCGCGGCGGCCCGGATATATGGAACTGGACCCAGCCGATACCTCTCTCCGCAAGACGCGATATCCTGGTTTTTCAAACCGAACCGCTCGAACAGGATTTGGAGGTCACCGGGGAAATCACAGTCACCCTGTGGGCATCCTCCTCGGCGCTCGATACCGATTTTACCGCAAAGCTGATCGATGTGTATCCTCCGAATCCTGATTATCCGGGAGGTTTCGATCTAAATCTGGAGGATGGCATCATCCGCGCCCGTTTCCGGGATTCCCTGAAAGAGGAGCATTTGATGAAACCGGGCGCTATTTACCAGTTTACAATAAAGCTTTACCCGACCTCAAACATATTCAAGAAAGGCCATCGCATCCGCGTTGACATTTCAAGCAGCAATTTTCCCCGTTTCGATGTGAATCCCAACAGCGGGGAGCCGCTCAACGAGCACCGCCGGATGGTCACTGCAATCAATACTGTGCTGCATGACCGGCCCCATCCCTCCCATATCGTTATGCCGGTGATACACGCTTTGTCGAACACGGGGAGATTATATGAATAG